In Acidimicrobiales bacterium, the DNA window ACGATGCCGGCGGCAGCTCCTGCCTGTTCCCACCTGTTCTCGTTCATTTCTCCCCCTTGTCGGGCCCCGTGTTGCCGGGACCTCCACTTGGAGGATACGGGCCGCCTGATACCGCTGGAAGGGGGATATTCCGGGCATCCCAGCGTAACTAGTCCGAAAGATGGGCCTGTCGGGGCATACGCCGTCAGGCGATGCCGAGCAGGGCGACGGGTTCGGACACGCCACGTCCGGCGGCGACCTCGTCGTCGATGGCGGCTACAGCGCCAGGCGTGTCGAGATCGTTGTCGAGACACTCCCTCACCCGCTCGAGGCCGGCCGAGCCGGCTCCGGCTGTCCGCCAGGACTCGAGGCGGCTCGTTGCCTCGCCCAGCATCCCCTCCCGCCACTCCCACGGCTCCCGGTAGTGGTTCGAGAGGATGGCCAGCCGCAGCGCCGGAGCCTCCCACTCCTTGAGCACGTCGCTCACGAAGACGAGGTTGCCGAGGGACTTCGACATCTTCGTGCCCTCGAGGCCGACGAGGCCCTGGTGCATCCAGTGGCGAACGAACCGTTCACCGGTCGCGGCCTCGGACTGGGCGGCCTCGCACTCGTGATGGGGGAAGATCAGGTCGGTGCCGCCTCCATGAAGGTCGATCGTCGTGCCCAGCTCCCGCATGGCCAGCGCCGAGCACTCGATGTGCCAGCCCGGCCGGCCCTCACCCCAAAGCGAGCTCCACGCCGGCTCGTCGGGCGCCGAGGGCTGCCACAGCACGAAATCCAACGGGTCGCGCTTGTAGGGGTCGTCCGGATGCCCACCGTTGTCGGCGGCCAGCCGCAGCATCTCGGCCCGGTCCAGGTGGCTGATCTGGCCGAACCGGGGGAAGCTGTCGACGCTGAAGTACACGCCGCCGCCCGCACGGTAGGCGTGGCCGGAGTCCAGCACCATCCCGATGAAGCCGAGAATGTCTGGGATGGCAGAGGTGGCCCGCGGCTCGCTGTAGGCCGGGAGAAGGCCGAGGGCGCGCATGTCGGCGTCGAAGCGGGCCACCTCCTCGGCCGCCAGGTCGAGGTAGTGCACACCCAAGCGCCGGGCGGTGCGGAGAATGTCGTCGTCGACGTCGGTGATGTTTCGCACGCACTGGGTCAGGTGACCGAGGTCGCGCAGTCGGCGCTGGAGGATGTCGAAGGTCAGGTAGACGGCGGCGTGACCCAGATGGGCCGCGTCATACGGCGTGATCCCACACGTGTACATGGTGACGAGCGGGCCCGGCTCGAACGGCACCACACGGCGCCGGGCAGTGTCGTACAGCTGCATCACCATCTGGCTCCAACCGAAGCGTCAGCTCGAATCGATCCCGGTGAGTCGAACCGCCGACCGGGCACGGTACCGAATGTTGACCGAGGCCAGTACGGCGGTGAAGGCCTCGACCGGTGCCGCAGCCGCCAGGGTACCGGCGTCGATGGGGCGGAGCCCCGGAATCAGGCTCACCAGATCGGCCACCGTCTTGGTGGCCTGCGGGTGGTCGGAGCAGACGAACACGTCGCTCTCGATCCGGCGGTCGAGATCGCCGAGGTGCCGGGCCGGCAGGTGCTGGAAGGCCGCCGCCACCATGGCGCGCGGCGCGGCGGCCTGGACCTCGGCGGCGATCGAGCCCCGGGCAGGAACGAGCGGGTGCAGCTCGTTGCCCACCTTGACGAGGGCGTTGGCCATCGAGACAACCACCTTGTCGGTGAGGAGGGGTGCCATCGAGGCCGTCATGCCGGGCGCCGAGTCCCACGGCGTGGCGATGACGACGAGCTCCGCCTCGGCCGCTTGCTCGTTCTCCTTCCCCCGTATCGACAGCTGGTGGTCGGGCCACTCGCGAGCCAGCTCCTCGACGACATCCTCCGCCCGCTCGATGGAACGCGACCCGATGACCACCTCGACACCGACCGACGCCAGCCGCACCGCGAGGGCACGCCCGGCCGGACCGGTTCCTCCCACGAATCCCACCTTCATGGGCCCACCCTTGCACAGGGGGCGGTGGTTGGTGGCACCCGCGGGCCCGCCACGCGGCCCTGGTTGGGTCCGGCTCTGGTGGCGGTAACGTCACCGCGGCCCCAGAGATCGGAGGTGGGATGGGAATCCTCGAGGGCAAGCGGATCCTCGTCACCGGAGTGCTGACCGACGCCTCGCTGGCGTTCGCCGTGGCCCAGCTGGCCCAGGCGGAGGGGGCCGACGTGGTGCTGACCGGCGCTGCTCGGGGCCTGTCGATCACGCGTCGGACGGCCCGCAAGCTGGAGGCGCCGGCGGACGTGCTCGAGCTCGACGTCACCGACGCCACCCAGTTCGACGCCCTGGCCGAGGAGCTCGGCCGACGCTGGGGCTCGGTCGACGGCGTGCTGCACGCCATCGGGTTCGCGCCGCCCGACTGTCTGGGCGGCGACGTGATGCGGGCCGACTGGGACGACGTCGCGGTGGCCCTCCAGATATCGGCGTACTCGCTGAAGCCCCTGACCAAGTCCCTGCTGCCGCTGCTGAAAGCGGCCGGGGGTGGTTCGGTGGTGGGCCTCGACTTCGACGCCCGGGTGGCGTGGCCGGTG includes these proteins:
- the cysS gene encoding cysteine--tRNA ligase, giving the protein MQLYDTARRRVVPFEPGPLVTMYTCGITPYDAAHLGHAAVYLTFDILQRRLRDLGHLTQCVRNITDVDDDILRTARRLGVHYLDLAAEEVARFDADMRALGLLPAYSEPRATSAIPDILGFIGMVLDSGHAYRAGGGVYFSVDSFPRFGQISHLDRAEMLRLAADNGGHPDDPYKRDPLDFVLWQPSAPDEPAWSSLWGEGRPGWHIECSALAMRELGTTIDLHGGGTDLIFPHHECEAAQSEAATGERFVRHWMHQGLVGLEGTKMSKSLGNLVFVSDVLKEWEAPALRLAILSNHYREPWEWREGMLGEATSRLESWRTAGAGSAGLERVRECLDNDLDTPGAVAAIDDEVAAGRGVSEPVALLGIA
- the fabI gene encoding enoyl-ACP reductase FabI, which translates into the protein MGILEGKRILVTGVLTDASLAFAVAQLAQAEGADVVLTGAARGLSITRRTARKLEAPADVLELDVTDATQFDALAEELGRRWGSVDGVLHAIGFAPPDCLGGDVMRADWDDVAVALQISAYSLKPLTKSLLPLLKAAGGGSVVGLDFDARVAWPVYDWMGVAKAALESLARYLARDVGSAGVRVNLVAAGPARTLAAKSIPGFERFEEVWAERAPLGWDVTDTKSVAQACVAMLSDWFPMTTGEIVHVDGGFHAVGA
- the npdG gene encoding NADPH-dependent F420 reductase, whose amino-acid sequence is MKVGFVGGTGPAGRALAVRLASVGVEVVIGSRSIERAEDVVEELAREWPDHQLSIRGKENEQAAEAELVVIATPWDSAPGMTASMAPLLTDKVVVSMANALVKVGNELHPLVPARGSIAAEVQAAAPRAMVAAAFQHLPARHLGDLDRRIESDVFVCSDHPQATKTVADLVSLIPGLRPIDAGTLAAAAPVEAFTAVLASVNIRYRARSAVRLTGIDSS